One region of Triticum aestivum cultivar Chinese Spring chromosome 6B, IWGSC CS RefSeq v2.1, whole genome shotgun sequence genomic DNA includes:
- the LOC123137310 gene encoding uncharacterized protein isoform X1 produces MSLQHGLSSVVAAAATVFLLPASATVAGASQNGSNIGEKYSNYYPYNHGSGVAHHGRRCRAQPPPRPTASTRIPLRGSLATTPPTPEARSLPASSSSRRSALHRRRCRAQIPPRPTASALSMGIRCGSARTFTIATAVCCSPRTPHACTPRPATARLERALPPIPSVSPPAHPSAPLMAFGAIAGTKTVAVLERSTRTTIPTITDRESPTMADAAAPNLHRGRLPPREFPCEALWRPHRLLQRRGACRRPAPQGEARSTADAAAPKSHAADRLRSLDGDPLRQCQVVHHRHRSLFTTDATCMHPAAGHRAPGARSSTCSQCVAAGSLERAADGLRCYRRHQDHRCAGKSSPPAGVAPGSTISLPCRCNTVSPLSLLLPPPCFSFLLLPLSLELARMDQT; encoded by the exons ATGTCGTTGCAACACGGTCTCTCCTCTGTCGTTGCTGCTGCCGCCACCGTGTTTCTCCTTCCTGCTTCTGCCACTGTCGCTGGAGCTAGCCAAAATGGATCAAACATAG GAGAGAAGTACTCGAACTACTATCCCTACAATCACGGATCGGGAGTCGCCCACCACGGCCGACGCTGCCGCGCCCAACCTCCACCGCGGCCGACTGCCTCCACGCGAATTCCCTTGCGAGGCTCTCTGGCGACCACACCGCCTACTCCAGAGGCGAGGAGCTTGCCGGCGTCCAGCTCCTCAAGGAGAAGCGCGCTCCACCGCCGACGCTGCCGCGCCCAAATCCCACCGCGGCCGACCGCCTCCGCTCTCTCGATGGGGATCCGCTGCGGCAGTGCCAGGACGTTCACCATCGCCACCGCAGTCTGTTGTTCACCGCGGACGCCACATGCCTGCACCCCACGGCCGGCCACCGCGCGTCTGGAGCGCGCTCTTCCGCCTATTCCCAGTGTGTCGCCGCCGGCTCACCCGAGCGCGCCGCTGATGGCCTTCGGTGCTATCGCAGGCACCAAGACCGTCGCTGTGCTG GAGAGAAGTACTCGAACTACTATCCCTACAATCACGGATCGGGAGTcgcccaccatggccgacgctgccgcgcccAACCTCCACCGCGGCCGACTGCCTCCACGCGAATTCCCTTGCGAGGCTCTCTGGCGACCACACCGCCTACTCCAGAGGCGAGGAGCTTGCCGGCGTCCAGCTCCTCAAGGAGAAGCGCGCTCCACCGCCGACGCTGCCGCGCCCAAATCCCACGCAGCCGACCGCCTCCGCTCTCTTGATGGGGATCCGCTGCGGCAGTGCCAGGTCGTTCACCATCGCCACCGCAGTCTGTTCACCACGGACGCCACATGCATGCACCCCGCGGCCGGCCACCGCGCGCCTGGAGCACGCTCTTCCACGTGTTCCCAGTGTGTCGCCGCCGGCTCACTTGAGCGCGCCGCTGATGGCCTTCGGTGCTATCGCAGGCACCAAGACCATCGCTGTGCTGGTAAGTCCTCTCCCCCAGCTGGCGTAGCGCCCGGTTCTACTATCTCTCTTCCATGTCGTTGCAACACCGTCTCTCCTCTGTCGTTGCTGCTGCCGCCACCGTGTTTCTCCTTCCTGCTTCTGCCACTGTCGCTGGAGCTAGCCAGAATGGATCAAACATAG
- the LOC123137310 gene encoding uncharacterized protein isoform X2, whose translation MSLQHGLSSVVAAAATVFLLPASATVAGASQNGSNIGEKYSNYYPYNHGSGVAHHGRRCRAQPPPRPTASTRIPLRGSLATTPPTPEARSLPASSSSRRSALHRRRCRAQIPPRPTASALSMGIRCGSARTFTIATAVCCSPRTPHACTPRPATARLERALPPIPSVSPPAHPSAPLMAFGAIAGTKTVAVLPKWIKHRREVLELLSLQSRIGSRPPWPTLPRPTSTAADCLHANSLARLSGDHTAYSRGEELAGVQLLKEKRAPPPTLPRPNPTQPTASALLMGIRCGSARSFTIATAVCSPRTPHACTPRPATARLEHALPRVPSVSPPAHLSAPLMAFGAIAGTKTIAVLVSPLPQLA comes from the exons ATGTCGTTGCAACACGGTCTCTCCTCTGTCGTTGCTGCTGCCGCCACCGTGTTTCTCCTTCCTGCTTCTGCCACTGTCGCTGGAGCTAGCCAAAATGGATCAAACATAG GAGAGAAGTACTCGAACTACTATCCCTACAATCACGGATCGGGAGTCGCCCACCACGGCCGACGCTGCCGCGCCCAACCTCCACCGCGGCCGACTGCCTCCACGCGAATTCCCTTGCGAGGCTCTCTGGCGACCACACCGCCTACTCCAGAGGCGAGGAGCTTGCCGGCGTCCAGCTCCTCAAGGAGAAGCGCGCTCCACCGCCGACGCTGCCGCGCCCAAATCCCACCGCGGCCGACCGCCTCCGCTCTCTCGATGGGGATCCGCTGCGGCAGTGCCAGGACGTTCACCATCGCCACCGCAGTCTGTTGTTCACCGCGGACGCCACATGCCTGCACCCCACGGCCGGCCACCGCGCGTCTGGAGCGCGCTCTTCCGCCTATTCCCAGTGTGTCGCCGCCGGCTCACCCGAGCGCGCCGCTGATGGCCTTCGGTGCTATCGCAGGCACCAAGACCGTCGCTGTGCTG CCAAAATGGATCAAACATAG GAGAGAAGTACTCGAACTACTATCCCTACAATCACGGATCGGGAGTcgcccaccatggccgacgctgccgcgcccAACCTCCACCGCGGCCGACTGCCTCCACGCGAATTCCCTTGCGAGGCTCTCTGGCGACCACACCGCCTACTCCAGAGGCGAGGAGCTTGCCGGCGTCCAGCTCCTCAAGGAGAAGCGCGCTCCACCGCCGACGCTGCCGCGCCCAAATCCCACGCAGCCGACCGCCTCCGCTCTCTTGATGGGGATCCGCTGCGGCAGTGCCAGGTCGTTCACCATCGCCACCGCAGTCTGTTCACCACGGACGCCACATGCATGCACCCCGCGGCCGGCCACCGCGCGCCTGGAGCACGCTCTTCCACGTGTTCCCAGTGTGTCGCCGCCGGCTCACTTGAGCGCGCCGCTGATGGCCTTCGGTGCTATCGCAGGCACCAAGACCATCGCTGTGCTGGTAAGTCCTCTCCCCCAGCTGGCGTAG
- the LOC123139242 gene encoding uncharacterized protein encodes MTDHTPPSTRREVLELLSLQSRIGSRPPRPTLPRPTSTAADCLHANSLARLSGDHTAYSRGEELAGVQLLKEKRAPPPTLPRPNPTAADRLCSLDGDPLRQCQDVHHRHRSLFTADATCLHPTAGHRASGARSSAYSQCVAAGSPERAADGLRCYCRHQDRRCAGEKYSNYYPYNHGSGVAHHGRRCRAQPPPRPTASTRIPLRGSLATTPPTPEARSLPASSSSRRSALHRRRCRAQIPPRPTASALSMGIRCGSARTFTIATAVCSPRTPHACTPRPATARLERALPPIPSVSPPAHPSVPLMAFGAIAGTKTVAVLVSPLPQLA; translated from the exons ATGACTGACCATACTCCACCATCCACCAGGAGAGAAGTACTCGAACTACTATCCCTACAATCACGGATCGGGAGTCGCCCACCACGGCCGACGCTGCCGCGCCCAACCTCCACCGCGGCCGACTGCCTCCACGCGAATTCCCTTGCGAGGCTCTCTGGCGACCACACCGCCTACTCCAGAGGCGAGGAGCTTGCCGGCGTCCAGCTCCTCAAGGAGAAGCGCGCTCCACCGCCGACGCTGCCGCGCCCAAATCCCACCGCGGCCGACCGCCTCTGCTCTCTCGATGGGGATCCGCTGCGGCAGTGCCAGGACGTTCACCATCGCCACCGCAGTCTGTTCACCGCGGACGCCACATGCCTGCACCCCACGGCCGGCCACCGCGCGTCTGGAGCGCGCTCTTCCGCCTATTCCCAATGTGTCGCCGCCGGCTCACCCGAGCGCGCCGCTGATGGCCTTCGGTGCTATTGCAGGCACCAAGACCGTCGCTGTGCTG GAGAGAAGTACTCGAACTACTATCCCTACAATCACGGATCGGGAGTCGCCCACCACGGCCGACGCTGCCGCGCCCAACCTCCACCGCGGCCGACTGCCTCCACGCGAATTCCCTTGCGAGGCTCTCTGGCGACCACACCGCCTACTCCAGAGGCGAGGAGCTTGCCGGCGTCCAGCTCCTCAAGGAGAAGCGCGCTCCACCGCCGACGCTGCCGCGCCCAAATCCCACCGCGGCCGACCGCCTCTGCTCTCTCGATGGGGATCCGCTGCGGCAGTGCCAGGACGTTCACCATCGCCACCGCAGTCTGTTCACCGCGGACGCCACATGCCTGCACCCCACGGCCGGCCACCGCGCGTCTGGAGCGCGCTCTTCCGCCTATTCCCAGTGTGTCGCCGCCGGCTCACCCGAGCGTGCCGCTGATGGCCTTCGGTGCTATCGCAGGCACCAAGACCGTCGCTGTGCTGGTAAGTCCTCTCCCCCAGCTGGCGTAG